One genomic window of Quercus lobata isolate SW786 chromosome 9, ValleyOak3.0 Primary Assembly, whole genome shotgun sequence includes the following:
- the LOC115961131 gene encoding uncharacterized protein LOC115961131 yields MAIYSRNEALMCKVFPSSLGSVAMRWFNGLRANSIDSFKKLTRAFGARFITCSRVPWPLGSLLSMSMREGETLKTYSDRYWEMFNEIEGEHNDMAIRTFKAGLPAERDLRKSLTGKPVTNVQQLMDQIDKYRRVEEDQIQGKGKAKVIPQEMRDFRSDRYNSNRPQKDYIGSRVLPTRKRLMPCFGSRYNRRAYETQPESLLPLSSRPWTHD; encoded by the exons ATGGCTATCTACTCCAGAAATGAAGCTTTGATGTGTAAGGTCTTTCCATCAAGTTTGGGCTcagtggcgatgagatggttcaacggtTTAAGGGCTAATTCTATTGATTCCTTTAAGAAACTTACCCGGGCTTTTGGCGCTCGCTTTATTACCTGCAGCAGGGTTCCTTGGCCTTTGGGGTCTTTGTTGTCTATGTCCATGCGAGAGGGTGAGACTCTTAAGACATAttcggatagatactgggaaatgtttaatgagataGAGGGAGAGCATAACGATATGGCTATAAGAACTTTCAAGGCCGGTCTTCCAGCCGAGCGTGATTTGAGGAAATCTTTAACTGGTAAACCTGTCACTAATGTACAGCAATTGATGGATCAAATTGATAAGTAcagaagagtagaagaagaccaaatacagggaaaaggaaaggctaaggtaATCCCTCAGGAGATGAGGGATTTTAGGTCGGACCGATACAACAGTAACCGGCCTCAAAAAGACTATATTGGCAGTCGGGTTCTGCCAACACGCAAGCGGTTAATGCCATGTTTCGGGAGTCGGTACAACAG GAGAGCCTACGAGACGCAACCAGAATCtttactgccactatcatcaagaccatggaCACACGACTGA
- the LOC115961133 gene encoding uncharacterized protein LOC115961133, whose protein sequence is MRGDASSRLPLGTINVIFAALGRTGSRPSKILSVSRSPTEECSLTSKRPRMDIPLVLGFSDEDKVGTIQPHNDALVVTLIGGYDVRRVMVDQGSAADIMYPNLYKGIGLKPEHLTTYSSPLVGFEGRMVIPKGQIRLPVQASTDVVEVDFIVVDVFSPYTAIMG, encoded by the coding sequence ATGCGGggagatgcttcttcaagactcccTCTTGGCACAATAAACGTTATTTTTGCTGCCCTGGGGAGAACTGGCTCTCGTCCTTCCAAGATACTGTCAGTATCCCGATCTCCAACCGAGGAGTGTAGCTTAACGTCTAAAAGACCCAGGATGGACATCCcgttggttttgggtttttcagatgaAGACAAAGTAGGAACCATACAGCCACATAATGATGCTCTAGTGGTCACATTGATCGGCGGGTACGATGTGAGAAGGGTAATGGTTGACCAGGGTAGCGCTGCTGATATAATGTACCCTAACTTATACAAGGGGATAGGTTTGAAGCCTGAGCACTTGACAACTTACAGTTCACCTTTGGTGGGTTTTGAGGGAAGAATGGTCATCCCAAAAGGTCAAATAAGGCTACCTGTGCAGGCCAGtacggatgtggtggaggtggactttattgtcgtagatgttttcTCTCCATACACGGCTATTATGGGCTGA